A region from the Etheostoma spectabile isolate EspeVRDwgs_2016 chromosome 9, UIUC_Espe_1.0, whole genome shotgun sequence genome encodes:
- the LOC116694964 gene encoding protein ENL isoform X2 has product MENQCTVQVKLELGHRAQLRKKVTSEGFTHDWMVYVRGPETGDIQHFVEKVVFRLHESFPKPKRVCKEPPYKVEESGYAGFLMPIEVYFKNKEEPKKVCFNYDLFLNLEGNPPVNHLRCEKLTFNNPTKEFRRKLIKAGGVMVVPEGAEAVSRPSPDYPMLPTIPLSAFSDPKKTKTSHLSKEPSKEGSGGSSKGPKPHKLTKEHRERPRKDSESKATLKGDNDRDGSSKSGRDPSSSSSSKKPLEIKVKDEVKVQPKAAFKEPKLTLKESKMEGMSPKGGGAGSGGGGGGGGGGGPAEPKAPGKRPSIVESPKPSAKKQKKGSSEGPKGPTVVAFTGTSPRVSSSSAASQPYAEKKPPKEKGRWAKGTQEPKEPKKLPESEESNSEDEASSKSEQSAPSSPSNSSSSSDSSSDSDFEPGQKQGQGPLRSMVEEIQSEESDDDDSSSEEETPIKTNPPNRDSRLSLESESDSSDGSHSPSRDPAPPPQKHSSSNNKVSGRKSPDSSFRSEKVLKKGYDKAYTEELVDLHRRLMALRERNVLQQIVNLIEETGHFNVTNTTFDFDLFSLDESTVRKLQSYLEATAT; this is encoded by the exons ATGGAGAACCAG TGCACAGTGCAGGTGAAGCTGGAGTTGGGCCACAGAGCCCAGCTAAGGAAGAAGGTAACATCAGAAGGCTTCACCCACGACTGGATGGTGTATGTCCGCGGGCCTGAGACCGGCGACATCCAGCACTTTGTAGAGAAGGTTGTCTTCCGCCTGCATGAGAGCTTCCCCAAACCCAAGAGAG tATGCAAGGAGCCTCCGTACAAAGTGGAGGAGTCGGGCTACGCAGGCTTCCTCATGCCTATTGAGGTCTACTTCAAGAACAAG GAGGAGCCAAAAAAGGTGTGTTTCAACTATGACCTATTTCTCAACTTGGAAGGCAACCCACCAGTCAACCACCTGCGCTGTGAGAAGCTCACCTTCAACAACCCCACCAAAGAATTCAGGAGAAAGCTGATCAAAGCCGGAGGG GTAATGGTGGTTCCTGAGGGGGCTGAAGCAGTGTCGAGGCCCAGTCCAGATTACCCGATGCTCCCCACCATCCCTCTTTCTGCCTTCTCAGATCCCAAGAAGACCAAGACATCTCATCTGTCAAAG gAGCCGAGCAAAGAGGGAAGTGGTGGCAGCAGCAAAGGACCCAAACCGCACAAACTGACCAAGGAGCACCGTGAACGGCCCCGAAAAGACTCTGAGAGCAAAGCCACGTTGAAAGGAGACAACGACAGAGACGGAAGCAGCAAGAGTGGGCGTGATCCGTCCTCTTCGTCATCTTCAAAAAAGCCGTTGGAGATCAAAGTGAAAGATGAAGTTAAAGTTCAACCCAAGGCTGCCTTCAAGGAGCCTAAACTCACCCTGAAGGAGTCAAAGATGGAGGGCATGTCCCCTAAAGGAGGGGGGGCTGGTAgcggaggggggggtgggggaggaggcGGGGGAGGGCCCGCAGAGCCCAAAGCCCCGGGGAAACGACCCTCTATTGTCGAGTCTCCCAAACCCAGCGCaaagaagcagaaaaagggCAGCTCAGAAGGGCCGAAGGGGCCGACCGTTGTTGCCTTCACAGGAACTTCTCCTcgtgtctcctcctcctctgcagccAGCCAGCCGTACGCAGAGAAGAAACCTCCCAAAGAAAAAGGTCGCTGGGCCAAAGGCACGCAGGAGCCGAAGGAGCCCAAAAAACTTCCAGAGTCAGAAGAGTCAAATTCAGAGGATGAAGCATCGTCAAAGTCAGAG CAATCTGCCCCTTCCAGTCCTTCTAATTCCAGTTCGAGCTCTGACTCCAGTTCAGATTCCGACTTTGAGCCGGGACAGAAACAAGGACAAG GTCCTCTACGATCGATGGTGGAGGAGATCCAATCGGAAGAGTCAGATGATGACGACAGCAGCTCAGAGGAGGAGACGCCCATCAAGACCAACCCCCCCAACCGTGACTCTCG ACTTAGCCTGGAAAGCGAGAGTGACAGCAGTGATGGCTCACACAGCCCCAGTCGAGACCCTGCCCCACCCCCGCAGAAACACAGCTCCTCCAATAACAAA GTTTCAGGCAGAAAGAGTCCAGATTCCTCGTTTCGCTCAGAGAAGGTGTTGAAGAAGGGATACGACAAG GCCTACACAGAAGAACTGGTGGACCTTCATCGCAGACTGATGGCTTTAAGGGAGCGTAACGTCTTACAGCAG ATTGTGAACCTGATCGAGGAGACGGGCCACTTCAATGTGACCAACACCACCTTTGACTTTGACCTCTTTTCACTGGACGAGTCCACCGTCcgcaaactacagagctacctGGAGGCGACGGCCACGTGA
- the LOC116694964 gene encoding protein ENL isoform X1, with translation MENQCTVQVKLELGHRAQLRKKVTSEGFTHDWMVYVRGPETGDIQHFVEKVVFRLHESFPKPKRVCKEPPYKVEESGYAGFLMPIEVYFKNKEEPKKVCFNYDLFLNLEGNPPVNHLRCEKLTFNNPTKEFRRKLIKAGGVMVVPEGAEAVSRPSPDYPMLPTIPLSAFSDPKKTKTSHLSKEPSKEGSGGSSKGPKPHKLTKEHRERPRKDSESKATLKGDNDRDGSSKSGRDPSSSSSSKKPLEIKVKDEVKVQPKAAFKEPKLTLKESKMEGMSPKGGGAGSGGGGGGGGGGGPAEPKAPGKRPSIVESPKPSAKKQKKGSSEGPKGPTVVAFTGTSPRVSSSSAASQPYAEKKPPKEKGRWAKGTQEPKEPKKLPESEESNSEDEASSKSEQSAPSSPSNSSSSSDSSSDSDFEPGQKQGQGPLRSMVEEIQSEESDDDDSSSEEETPIKTNPPNRDSRLSLESESDSSDGSHSPSRDPAPPPQKHSSSNNKVSGRKSPDSSFRSEKVLKKGYDKVGRAYTEELVDLHRRLMALRERNVLQQIVNLIEETGHFNVTNTTFDFDLFSLDESTVRKLQSYLEATAT, from the exons ATGGAGAACCAG TGCACAGTGCAGGTGAAGCTGGAGTTGGGCCACAGAGCCCAGCTAAGGAAGAAGGTAACATCAGAAGGCTTCACCCACGACTGGATGGTGTATGTCCGCGGGCCTGAGACCGGCGACATCCAGCACTTTGTAGAGAAGGTTGTCTTCCGCCTGCATGAGAGCTTCCCCAAACCCAAGAGAG tATGCAAGGAGCCTCCGTACAAAGTGGAGGAGTCGGGCTACGCAGGCTTCCTCATGCCTATTGAGGTCTACTTCAAGAACAAG GAGGAGCCAAAAAAGGTGTGTTTCAACTATGACCTATTTCTCAACTTGGAAGGCAACCCACCAGTCAACCACCTGCGCTGTGAGAAGCTCACCTTCAACAACCCCACCAAAGAATTCAGGAGAAAGCTGATCAAAGCCGGAGGG GTAATGGTGGTTCCTGAGGGGGCTGAAGCAGTGTCGAGGCCCAGTCCAGATTACCCGATGCTCCCCACCATCCCTCTTTCTGCCTTCTCAGATCCCAAGAAGACCAAGACATCTCATCTGTCAAAG gAGCCGAGCAAAGAGGGAAGTGGTGGCAGCAGCAAAGGACCCAAACCGCACAAACTGACCAAGGAGCACCGTGAACGGCCCCGAAAAGACTCTGAGAGCAAAGCCACGTTGAAAGGAGACAACGACAGAGACGGAAGCAGCAAGAGTGGGCGTGATCCGTCCTCTTCGTCATCTTCAAAAAAGCCGTTGGAGATCAAAGTGAAAGATGAAGTTAAAGTTCAACCCAAGGCTGCCTTCAAGGAGCCTAAACTCACCCTGAAGGAGTCAAAGATGGAGGGCATGTCCCCTAAAGGAGGGGGGGCTGGTAgcggaggggggggtgggggaggaggcGGGGGAGGGCCCGCAGAGCCCAAAGCCCCGGGGAAACGACCCTCTATTGTCGAGTCTCCCAAACCCAGCGCaaagaagcagaaaaagggCAGCTCAGAAGGGCCGAAGGGGCCGACCGTTGTTGCCTTCACAGGAACTTCTCCTcgtgtctcctcctcctctgcagccAGCCAGCCGTACGCAGAGAAGAAACCTCCCAAAGAAAAAGGTCGCTGGGCCAAAGGCACGCAGGAGCCGAAGGAGCCCAAAAAACTTCCAGAGTCAGAAGAGTCAAATTCAGAGGATGAAGCATCGTCAAAGTCAGAG CAATCTGCCCCTTCCAGTCCTTCTAATTCCAGTTCGAGCTCTGACTCCAGTTCAGATTCCGACTTTGAGCCGGGACAGAAACAAGGACAAG GTCCTCTACGATCGATGGTGGAGGAGATCCAATCGGAAGAGTCAGATGATGACGACAGCAGCTCAGAGGAGGAGACGCCCATCAAGACCAACCCCCCCAACCGTGACTCTCG ACTTAGCCTGGAAAGCGAGAGTGACAGCAGTGATGGCTCACACAGCCCCAGTCGAGACCCTGCCCCACCCCCGCAGAAACACAGCTCCTCCAATAACAAA GTTTCAGGCAGAAAGAGTCCAGATTCCTCGTTTCGCTCAGAGAAGGTGTTGAAGAAGGGATACGACAAGGTAGGAAGG GCCTACACAGAAGAACTGGTGGACCTTCATCGCAGACTGATGGCTTTAAGGGAGCGTAACGTCTTACAGCAG ATTGTGAACCTGATCGAGGAGACGGGCCACTTCAATGTGACCAACACCACCTTTGACTTTGACCTCTTTTCACTGGACGAGTCCACCGTCcgcaaactacagagctacctGGAGGCGACGGCCACGTGA
- the LOC116694978 gene encoding protein AF-9, which yields MENQCTLQVKLEWGHGVQLRKKVTSEGYTHDWMVYVRGLETSDIQHFAEKVVFHLHEIFPNPREELPKKMCFKYQLNLEGDHLRCETLTFNNPTKEFRRKLIKAGGEPSKEGSNGSSQSSQADGGASLLALKRLRAKQTTEVNAAKNVYSKRLPPAAPEVSEESTLLFSAAIHLAGKIHHP from the exons tgcACACTGCAGGTGAAGCTGGAGTGGGGCCACGGAGTCCAGCTAAGGAAGAAGGTGACATCAGAAGGCTACACCCACGACTGGATGGTGTATGTCCGAGGGCTTGAGACCAGCGACATCCAGCACTTTGCAGAGAAGGTTGTCTTCCACCTGCATGAGATTTTCCCCAACCCAAGAGAG GAGCTGCCGAAAAAGATGTGTTTCAAGTACCAGCTTAACCTAGAGGGTGACCACCTGCGCTGTGAGACGCTCACCTTCAACAACCCCACCAAAGAGTTCAGGAGAAAGCTGATCAAAGCTGGAGGG gAACCCAGCAAAGAAGGAAGTAATGGCAGCAGTCAATCCTCACAAGCCGACGGAGGAGCATCGCTATTGGCCCTGAAAAGACTGAGAGCAAAGCAGACAACAGAGGTGAACGCAGCAAAAAATGTTTATTCTAAAAG GCTGCCACCTGCTGCTCCCGAAGTGTCCGAAGAGAGCACTCTCTTGTTTTCAGCTGCGATCCATCTTGCAGGCAAGATCCATCATCCATGA